In Hyalangium minutum, the following proteins share a genomic window:
- a CDS encoding choice-of-anchor D domain-containing protein: MKHVHGPLILGLCVLAACEPPPPSPTPGAIALPSRGAALVAAVNGGSVQAIDLGTATPAIDFSSQQVCATSPAQTIEVRNIDPAAARQIAFVAVTAPFVLTRIENSAHQEVTPPFSLAAGTSAYFSVAVRPEEPDQFNGSLTLVTDDPAQGLFTINLSGTGTGPRLEFSSSPLILTPGASATVSLENTGDSTLSSLAATIRSPFSAQLGATSLAQNAITSLTVTLPTSAAGTFFSETLTVSSSDPCRPSQKIKVVGALDSAPLLVLSHAPLSFSTTTGSVSAPLPVKVKNHGGARLQVAAPTLEGVSTPSAGTQFAVTPAFGFGLEPGEEHTLNVKFAPTASGSHTAQLKLTSNSTGSPHVADLGGEATAPSRALEATPSQVTFATRGADEPGEVTVPVEIVNTGDVSLNLSASTSAASASNPFSVSPSSIAIAPLQHKLLTVKFNNANLSAGVFNGQLTLRDGAFELAIPLQSTLSSTLFSITPPRLDFTAHELGVSTPQTLEAALNNQSDSPVTVIGATQPGSPFSVDLPGSGLTIPAHGVAPLRITFRPSAPGSFDETLHLQNTPRATAPTLRLVGTALAPVLTVTAPELPFSRQLPYGESSAQSVTLKNEGNMNVSLEQISLGTSGDFSLKTSLPRALGAGQSLALSFSFTPQSVGVKEVRPVFHLKTDAGREISSSLNFWLRGTASGPIADISPTPLAFGSQQVMKTKELQLQVRNQADSLEPLKLTRVELVDVQPSAGAFAIDPISSSETPISPDTARNPPLKVKFTPTVDQNYTGKLRITYSGTDPSVTTSKTIPLTGKGANVLVAHTPESLDFKTIPQTTDTQEITVTNDSEVAIDLETVEILPATATSFTYSIEGWPADTRIASGAKRKIKVFFTPLSSTVSENRTLSVKFTGNPATIIPISLKGKAGLPVATYGQLLHQFTDVAKNTRVTQRNRIKNTGATTLRVYQPIPKEVYPNQVTGFSKPYREPSSGSRVEYDWPVSLDEQEGEMFFDVYFQPQRATPASVTETFLIKSNSNGDPASSVEMEVRGTVTSPVLTTQGPSEFIFTPLLNTESVPQDLTLINSGRAQLGIVSVSLSSEAVPYFCIYSDTQPACGSSLSNITLGHTDRKTVYLKTKAIEDTAQHPGKLIISSNSDSSPNPLMFNLSATAIGALTLTPAVLNFEPCNLLARSQAHPLRLTNSGGESVEVASIQFDPPGDFSHGTLPASPIAPGASADIPLYFSPRSGSAAGHREATGTITLKSGKTFTFDVTGTATTAQLQVSLANPPSGSGGADISSMNFGGVRIGTRSKPVTLMLKNVSPVSPGDPPGDLTITKVSVEGRDKALFPLEVPFTQTTLAAGGSVNVTLYFEPQQLAASSANLVVTSDASEVSQYQVLLSGEGRSSVLELSPYELDFHKTVAGSLAPPKKPVVIKNTSIAPLTITSLGIIEDPARTSPTAQADHFSVLPFTPRELAAGESLSMDVTFLAKAGISSAALLKITSNAPRSPDTGADSTEGLVKLRGEGLSSVFKGLRSSVDFGTLRKVDERWEESAELVEFTNDSSETIHLLPPILEGTRAADFRVTFIEKVGDGPTMEVPSGGRVTMKIEFRPTEAAVSEVSLRLATTAQERAATVSLKGKAVTRFLDVNPMIVAFDPVSTGEKSEPQTITLTNLSDLKARISVLQEPSQAFILDPSALSEELPAGGSVLISVTFSPVAKGLAAEELKLRMQRAETTGRDIETVVAIQLKGEGQELIPEGGGCASSSTGTAPLWMGGLLLVALVVRRRSRSTAP, encoded by the coding sequence ATGAAACATGTTCACGGTCCGCTCATCTTGGGGCTCTGCGTGCTCGCCGCCTGCGAACCGCCGCCGCCCTCGCCCACACCCGGCGCCATCGCACTCCCCAGCCGGGGAGCAGCTCTCGTGGCGGCAGTGAACGGTGGCTCGGTGCAAGCCATCGACCTCGGCACCGCCACCCCGGCCATCGACTTCAGTAGTCAGCAAGTGTGCGCGACGAGCCCTGCTCAAACGATCGAGGTGCGCAACATAGACCCCGCGGCTGCCCGGCAGATCGCCTTCGTGGCCGTGACAGCACCTTTTGTCCTGACACGCATCGAAAACAGCGCCCACCAAGAAGTGACCCCTCCCTTCTCGTTGGCAGCCGGGACGAGCGCGTACTTCTCCGTGGCCGTCCGGCCCGAGGAGCCGGATCAGTTCAACGGGAGCCTCACCCTGGTCACCGATGATCCCGCCCAGGGGCTCTTCACCATCAATCTGTCGGGCACGGGAACGGGCCCCCGCCTCGAGTTCTCCTCGTCTCCGCTGATCCTCACCCCCGGGGCGAGCGCCACGGTGAGCTTGGAGAATACGGGTGACTCCACGCTCTCTTCTCTCGCAGCGACAATCCGGAGCCCGTTCTCGGCGCAGCTCGGTGCCACCTCCCTGGCGCAGAATGCGATCACGTCCTTGACCGTGACTCTCCCCACCTCTGCTGCGGGGACGTTCTTCTCGGAGACCCTGACGGTCTCCAGCTCGGACCCATGCAGGCCTTCCCAGAAGATCAAAGTCGTGGGAGCGCTCGACTCCGCGCCCCTGCTCGTCCTGTCGCACGCCCCCCTCTCCTTCTCGACCACCACGGGAAGCGTGAGTGCCCCCTTACCGGTGAAGGTGAAGAACCATGGTGGAGCCCGCCTTCAGGTCGCTGCGCCCACGCTCGAGGGGGTCTCCACGCCCAGCGCAGGGACTCAGTTCGCCGTGACGCCGGCCTTCGGCTTCGGGCTGGAACCGGGAGAGGAACACACGCTCAATGTGAAGTTTGCCCCCACAGCGTCTGGCTCGCATACAGCCCAGCTCAAGCTCACCAGCAACAGCACGGGCTCCCCTCATGTGGCGGATCTCGGCGGCGAGGCCACGGCGCCGTCACGTGCGCTCGAGGCCACTCCCTCCCAGGTGACATTCGCTACCCGGGGAGCCGACGAGCCCGGTGAAGTCACCGTGCCAGTGGAGATCGTCAACACGGGGGATGTGTCCCTGAACCTCAGCGCCAGCACCTCGGCGGCCAGTGCATCCAACCCCTTCAGTGTCTCTCCATCCTCGATTGCCATCGCGCCCCTGCAGCACAAGCTCCTCACGGTGAAGTTCAACAACGCCAACCTCTCCGCAGGCGTGTTCAATGGCCAGCTCACGCTCAGGGATGGCGCCTTCGAGCTGGCAATTCCTCTCCAGAGCACTCTCTCCAGCACCTTGTTCTCCATCACCCCGCCGAGGCTGGACTTCACCGCTCACGAGCTGGGCGTCAGCACGCCCCAGACTCTCGAGGCGGCGCTCAACAACCAGAGCGACTCCCCCGTCACGGTCATCGGCGCCACGCAGCCGGGCTCCCCGTTCTCCGTGGACCTTCCCGGGAGCGGCCTGACCATTCCCGCCCACGGTGTCGCTCCCCTCCGCATCACCTTCCGTCCCTCCGCGCCGGGCTCTTTCGACGAGACGCTCCACCTCCAGAACACGCCCCGTGCGACAGCTCCCACGCTCAGGCTCGTCGGCACGGCATTGGCCCCTGTCCTGACGGTGACCGCGCCAGAGCTGCCCTTCTCGCGCCAGCTTCCCTACGGGGAATCGAGCGCCCAGTCCGTGACCCTGAAGAACGAGGGCAACATGAACGTCAGCCTGGAGCAGATCTCCCTCGGTACCAGTGGAGATTTTTCGCTCAAGACCAGCCTTCCCAGAGCGCTCGGCGCGGGCCAGTCGCTGGCTCTCTCCTTCTCCTTCACTCCCCAGAGCGTGGGCGTCAAGGAGGTCAGGCCCGTGTTCCATCTCAAGACGGATGCCGGCCGGGAGATCTCTTCCAGCCTCAACTTCTGGCTGAGGGGCACTGCTTCAGGTCCTATCGCAGACATCTCTCCCACCCCGCTGGCGTTCGGCTCTCAGCAGGTGATGAAGACCAAGGAACTCCAGCTCCAGGTCCGCAATCAGGCCGACAGCCTCGAGCCCCTCAAGCTGACCCGCGTCGAGCTCGTCGACGTCCAGCCCTCGGCGGGCGCCTTCGCCATTGACCCCATCAGCAGCAGCGAGACGCCCATCTCTCCAGACACGGCGCGCAATCCCCCGCTCAAGGTGAAGTTCACCCCGACCGTCGATCAGAACTACACGGGCAAGCTGCGCATCACCTACAGCGGCACCGATCCCAGCGTGACCACCAGCAAGACCATTCCCCTGACGGGCAAGGGGGCGAATGTCCTCGTAGCTCACACGCCGGAGAGTCTGGACTTCAAGACCATTCCCCAGACCACGGACACGCAGGAGATCACCGTCACCAATGACAGTGAGGTGGCGATCGACCTCGAGACCGTGGAGATCCTGCCCGCCACGGCAACGAGCTTCACCTACTCCATCGAGGGCTGGCCGGCAGACACGCGCATCGCGTCGGGCGCCAAGAGGAAGATCAAGGTCTTCTTCACGCCCCTCTCGTCCACCGTGTCCGAGAACCGCACCCTGTCGGTGAAGTTCACTGGGAACCCTGCCACGATCATCCCCATCTCCCTCAAAGGGAAAGCGGGGCTCCCCGTCGCCACCTACGGCCAGCTGCTCCATCAGTTCACCGATGTCGCCAAGAACACTCGGGTCACCCAGCGCAACAGAATCAAGAACACAGGCGCGACCACCCTCCGTGTCTACCAGCCCATCCCCAAGGAGGTGTATCCGAACCAGGTCACCGGCTTCAGCAAGCCCTACCGGGAGCCTTCTTCGGGCAGCCGGGTGGAATACGACTGGCCCGTGAGCCTCGATGAGCAGGAGGGTGAAATGTTCTTCGACGTCTACTTCCAGCCTCAGCGGGCGACGCCCGCGTCCGTCACCGAGACCTTCCTCATCAAGAGCAATTCCAACGGGGATCCGGCCTCCTCGGTCGAGATGGAAGTGCGCGGCACCGTCACTTCGCCCGTGCTCACGACGCAAGGACCTTCCGAGTTCATCTTCACTCCGCTGTTGAACACGGAGAGCGTCCCGCAGGATCTCACCCTGATCAACAGTGGCCGGGCGCAGCTCGGCATCGTCTCCGTCTCCCTGTCCAGCGAGGCGGTCCCCTATTTCTGCATCTACTCGGATACTCAACCGGCCTGTGGCAGCTCGCTCAGCAACATCACCCTCGGGCACACGGACAGGAAGACCGTCTACCTCAAGACGAAGGCCATCGAGGATACGGCGCAGCACCCGGGCAAGCTCATCATCAGTAGCAACAGCGACAGCAGCCCGAATCCTCTCATGTTCAACCTGAGCGCCACCGCCATCGGGGCCCTCACCCTCACCCCGGCTGTCTTGAACTTCGAGCCCTGCAACCTGCTGGCGCGCTCCCAGGCGCATCCCCTCCGGCTCACCAACTCGGGAGGAGAGTCCGTGGAGGTCGCCTCCATCCAGTTCGATCCTCCGGGAGACTTCAGCCACGGCACTCTCCCTGCCTCTCCCATTGCCCCCGGAGCCAGCGCGGACATCCCTCTGTACTTCTCTCCGAGGAGTGGCAGCGCCGCCGGTCACCGCGAGGCCACGGGCACCATCACCCTGAAGAGCGGCAAGACCTTCACCTTCGACGTGACAGGCACGGCGACCACGGCCCAACTGCAGGTGAGCTTGGCGAATCCGCCGTCCGGTTCAGGCGGAGCCGACATCAGCAGCATGAACTTCGGAGGCGTGCGGATCGGGACGCGCTCGAAGCCCGTCACGCTCATGCTCAAGAACGTGTCGCCCGTCTCCCCGGGGGATCCTCCCGGAGATCTGACGATCACGAAGGTCTCGGTGGAGGGTCGCGACAAGGCCCTGTTCCCGCTGGAGGTGCCCTTCACGCAGACGACACTGGCGGCGGGTGGCTCCGTGAACGTCACACTGTACTTCGAGCCTCAGCAGCTTGCGGCATCCTCCGCCAACCTGGTGGTGACTTCGGATGCCTCCGAGGTCAGCCAGTACCAGGTGCTGCTGTCCGGCGAGGGCCGCTCCAGCGTGCTGGAGCTCTCACCGTACGAGCTGGACTTCCACAAGACGGTGGCGGGCTCTCTCGCCCCACCCAAGAAGCCCGTGGTGATCAAGAACACCTCCATCGCGCCGCTCACCATCACCTCCCTGGGGATCATCGAGGATCCCGCCCGGACCTCCCCCACCGCCCAGGCCGATCACTTCTCGGTACTTCCCTTCACGCCTCGGGAGCTGGCAGCCGGGGAGTCCCTGAGCATGGATGTGACGTTCCTCGCCAAGGCCGGTATCTCGTCCGCGGCGCTGTTGAAGATCACCAGCAACGCTCCGAGATCTCCCGACACGGGCGCGGATTCCACCGAGGGGCTGGTGAAGCTGCGCGGCGAGGGCCTGTCCTCGGTGTTCAAGGGCCTCCGGAGCAGCGTGGACTTCGGCACGCTTCGCAAGGTGGACGAGCGCTGGGAAGAGAGCGCGGAGCTCGTCGAGTTCACCAATGACAGCAGCGAGACGATCCACCTGCTGCCGCCGATCCTGGAAGGCACGCGGGCGGCCGATTTCCGCGTGACCTTCATCGAGAAGGTCGGCGACGGTCCCACGATGGAGGTCCCCAGCGGAGGACGGGTCACGATGAAGATCGAGTTCCGTCCCACGGAGGCCGCCGTCTCGGAGGTGAGTCTGAGGCTGGCCACCACGGCGCAAGAACGCGCCGCGACGGTCTCCTTGAAGGGCAAGGCCGTGACGCGCTTCCTGGACGTCAATCCCATGATCGTGGCTTTCGACCCGGTCTCGACAGGAGAGAAGAGCGAGCCGCAGACGATCACCCTCACCAACCTGTCGGACTTGAAGGCGCGGATCAGCGTTCTGCAGGAGCCCTCCCAGGCGTTCATCCTGGACCCGAGCGCGCTCTCCGAGGAACTCCCAGCGGGCGGAAGCGTCCTCATCTCTGTGACGTTCTCCCCTGTCGCCAAGGGCCTTGCCGCTGAGGAACTCAAGCTGCGCATGCAGCGCGCGGAGACGACGGGCCGGGACATCGAGACAGTCGTCGCCATCCAGCTGAAGGGCGAGGGACAGGAACTCATCCCGGAGGGCGGAGGCTGCGCCAGCAGTTCTACCGGAACCGCCCCCCTGTGGATGGGAGGACTGCTGCTGGTGGCGCTGGTGGTTCGGCGCCGCTCACGCAGCACCGCCCCTTAA
- a CDS encoding type VI secretion IcmF C-terminal domain-containing protein: protein MEKLRELGSHVSPYQGWLFLALGVLLLVAAVVALAVWMRRRRQRGATSLGAPPPMPAQRLRKIRQDFLKALPWLQRAAVRDLPCAVVLGPAGSGKSKLIALDVDWQRQSRQFLPSHTSDSLLKLYLGPDSVVQELSAPLTEDDTPQARRSLRKLWKDAFGQGQHALAVLALDVRWLAETPPDEVRRTAQLLRGKLNLLAEVRRLPVETRLCLTHMDTLEGFEDFAELLRTHHVPLSFALPPRGEEGQVASLLQAQEQYLALGLTSLPVESFERLERFYSQGHRPFEALARFTTALLEGGTLAFVPKLSRVYLSSPSARASGVLSVPSEAHDAQTLRQRYLRTHLKRGAMLATACSLPMLAAYAHFSWRLSQAQENVGRFESTVQRMRDQGQEVSGSVVQDQVLAARQAMDVMWRATGYWPLLPYSFSQARENLTKRLTQGIREAHLRPALEHCQKQPDTCRPEQVVFLLAALHASSSEPLGQFVLSSLRNRSAWSVSGKEAQETASTTEAPNLESTRSWLTAIHLVESLVGPYVTLSDKPWQAPTTPEADWARWPFREAFTLEGQLAPWQAHFKRLEDFLQAQAVEPWELDRMNKELEALQEERLQLQAWLEDSAIFAALPRALDLIKASEARVDTSRFKGLSSTLQSVEWMNKHREVLASLLHMEEEAYTGLKAVQKMSVAELLVRGGVWQPGPSSKGPLQLTITQGPLEFHPADNSRQIHRAILRYYERTGRLPFASARGEGEGSSPSTTSLPEERLKFDTRIRPLVDEFTQLLKSADLPAEEISQRQEHVRRQVDLFSIRYRQRLYQRVNAYRLDALTPALLTEELSRLTQPSSELVDMLRDVAKGASLEPLEGPYYESLRNSVATFKPIVQVMKPDESGNYALLNPYRALVAQLSDELLAVSRGGARAASTAPASGGEGGSAARLTEMLTPMGRIALSMMLEADDSYLRKVDAWLDQQGFIGELREPFRQPFLAVRKLGQQELEQLLQEQWETASGRMLHPLMSRYPFNPRATQEVEPGELEILRRQDGVFWSFVNRIIAPVSEERGTDWVLRGALRDRLRLPEELLPTLSRLSRLSRALWDGEGRARPLMLQVMPLPLPPAPKADSFVTLGSLKCGRTAALAYNQSPSWQAFPVDWWDQQTASLVVELRSPEQQAIQYTTLQQPRSAWSCFRLLEDSLPTGDQQRLWRMRGRSSETAQQTMEIRFGLKGEPWTLFREVQP, encoded by the coding sequence ATGGAAAAGCTTCGCGAACTCGGGTCTCACGTGAGCCCCTACCAGGGCTGGCTGTTCCTCGCGCTGGGCGTGCTGCTCCTGGTGGCCGCCGTGGTGGCGCTCGCGGTGTGGATGCGCCGGCGGCGGCAGCGGGGCGCCACCTCCCTGGGGGCTCCGCCTCCCATGCCGGCCCAGCGGCTGCGGAAGATCCGCCAGGACTTCCTCAAGGCGCTGCCGTGGCTGCAGCGCGCCGCCGTGAGAGATCTACCGTGCGCGGTGGTGCTCGGCCCGGCGGGCAGCGGCAAGTCGAAGCTCATCGCCCTGGACGTGGACTGGCAGCGGCAGTCGCGCCAGTTCCTCCCCAGCCACACGAGCGACTCGCTGCTGAAGCTCTACCTTGGGCCCGACTCGGTGGTGCAGGAATTGTCGGCGCCGCTGACCGAGGACGACACGCCGCAGGCCCGCCGGTCGCTGCGCAAGCTGTGGAAGGACGCCTTTGGCCAGGGCCAGCATGCGCTCGCGGTCCTCGCGCTGGACGTGCGCTGGCTGGCGGAGACCCCGCCCGACGAGGTGCGGCGCACAGCGCAGTTGCTGCGCGGCAAGCTCAACCTGCTGGCCGAGGTACGCAGACTCCCGGTGGAGACGCGCCTGTGCCTGACGCACATGGACACGCTGGAGGGCTTCGAGGACTTCGCCGAGCTGCTCCGCACCCACCATGTACCGCTCTCCTTCGCGCTGCCGCCTCGAGGCGAGGAGGGCCAGGTGGCCTCCCTCCTCCAGGCCCAGGAGCAGTACCTGGCGCTGGGGCTGACCTCGCTGCCGGTGGAATCCTTCGAACGGCTGGAGCGCTTCTACTCCCAGGGCCACCGCCCCTTCGAGGCCCTGGCCCGCTTCACCACCGCGCTGCTCGAGGGTGGGACGCTGGCCTTCGTTCCCAAGCTGTCCCGGGTGTACCTCTCCTCGCCGTCGGCCCGCGCCTCGGGCGTGCTCTCCGTGCCCTCCGAGGCGCATGACGCCCAGACGCTGCGTCAGCGCTACCTGCGCACGCACCTGAAGCGCGGCGCGATGCTGGCCACGGCCTGCAGCCTGCCCATGCTGGCCGCCTACGCGCACTTCTCCTGGCGGTTGTCGCAGGCCCAGGAGAATGTGGGGCGCTTCGAGAGCACGGTCCAGCGCATGCGCGACCAGGGCCAGGAGGTGTCTGGCAGCGTGGTGCAGGATCAGGTGCTCGCCGCGCGCCAGGCCATGGACGTGATGTGGCGGGCCACCGGCTACTGGCCGCTGCTGCCTTACAGCTTCTCCCAGGCCCGCGAGAACCTGACCAAGCGGCTGACCCAGGGCATCCGCGAGGCCCACCTGCGTCCCGCCCTCGAGCACTGCCAGAAGCAGCCGGACACGTGCCGCCCCGAGCAGGTCGTCTTCCTGCTGGCCGCCCTGCATGCCTCGAGCAGTGAGCCGCTCGGTCAGTTCGTCCTCTCCAGCCTGCGCAACCGGAGTGCGTGGAGCGTCTCCGGCAAGGAGGCACAGGAGACGGCCTCCACCACCGAGGCGCCCAACCTCGAGTCCACGCGCTCGTGGCTCACCGCCATCCATCTGGTGGAGTCCCTGGTGGGGCCCTACGTCACCCTCAGCGACAAGCCCTGGCAGGCCCCCACCACGCCAGAAGCGGACTGGGCGCGCTGGCCCTTCCGCGAGGCCTTCACGCTGGAGGGCCAGCTGGCTCCCTGGCAGGCCCACTTCAAGCGGCTGGAGGACTTCCTGCAAGCGCAGGCGGTGGAGCCCTGGGAGCTGGACCGGATGAACAAGGAGCTGGAGGCGCTGCAGGAGGAGCGGCTGCAGCTCCAGGCGTGGCTGGAGGACAGCGCCATCTTTGCCGCCCTGCCGCGCGCGCTCGACCTGATCAAGGCCTCCGAGGCCCGCGTGGACACCAGCCGCTTCAAGGGCCTGTCCTCCACGCTCCAGTCCGTGGAGTGGATGAACAAACACCGCGAGGTGCTCGCCTCCCTGCTGCACATGGAGGAGGAGGCCTATACGGGCCTCAAGGCAGTGCAGAAGATGAGCGTGGCCGAGCTGCTCGTGCGTGGCGGAGTGTGGCAGCCGGGCCCCTCCAGCAAGGGCCCTCTCCAGCTGACCATCACCCAGGGCCCCCTCGAGTTCCACCCGGCGGATAACTCGCGCCAGATTCACCGGGCCATCCTCCGCTACTACGAGCGTACGGGCCGCCTGCCCTTCGCCTCGGCGCGCGGTGAGGGGGAGGGCTCCTCTCCGTCCACCACCAGCCTGCCCGAGGAGCGGCTGAAGTTCGACACCCGCATCCGCCCGCTGGTGGACGAGTTCACCCAGTTGCTCAAGAGCGCCGACCTGCCCGCGGAGGAGATCTCCCAGCGCCAGGAGCACGTCCGCCGCCAGGTGGATCTGTTCTCGATCCGGTACCGCCAGCGGCTCTACCAGCGCGTGAACGCCTACCGCCTCGACGCGCTCACCCCCGCCCTGCTCACCGAGGAGCTGTCGCGCCTCACCCAGCCCTCCTCGGAGCTGGTGGACATGCTGCGCGACGTGGCCAAGGGAGCCTCCCTCGAGCCGCTCGAGGGCCCCTACTACGAGTCCCTGCGCAACTCGGTGGCCACCTTCAAGCCCATCGTGCAGGTGATGAAGCCCGACGAGAGCGGCAACTACGCTCTCCTCAATCCCTACCGGGCCCTGGTGGCGCAGCTGTCGGACGAGCTGCTGGCCGTCTCCCGCGGGGGAGCCCGGGCCGCATCCACCGCTCCGGCCTCCGGTGGCGAGGGAGGCAGCGCGGCCCGGCTCACGGAGATGCTCACACCCATGGGGCGCATTGCCCTCTCGATGATGCTGGAGGCGGACGACTCGTATCTCCGCAAGGTGGATGCATGGCTGGACCAGCAGGGCTTCATCGGCGAGCTGCGTGAGCCCTTCCGGCAGCCGTTCCTGGCGGTGCGGAAGCTGGGGCAACAGGAGCTCGAGCAACTCCTGCAGGAGCAGTGGGAGACGGCCTCGGGCCGCATGCTGCACCCGTTGATGAGCCGGTACCCGTTCAACCCGCGGGCCACGCAAGAAGTGGAGCCGGGCGAGCTGGAGATCCTGCGCCGCCAGGATGGCGTGTTCTGGAGTTTCGTGAACCGGATCATCGCGCCCGTCAGCGAGGAGCGCGGCACAGACTGGGTGCTGCGAGGCGCCCTGCGGGATCGGCTCCGCCTGCCCGAGGAGCTGCTCCCCACGCTCAGCCGGCTCTCGCGCCTGTCCCGCGCGCTCTGGGATGGGGAGGGCCGCGCACGTCCTCTGATGCTGCAGGTGATGCCGCTGCCGCTGCCACCCGCGCCCAAGGCGGACAGCTTCGTGACGCTGGGCTCGCTCAAGTGCGGCAGGACCGCGGCGCTGGCCTACAACCAGAGCCCTTCATGGCAGGCGTTCCCGGTCGACTGGTGGGATCAGCAGACCGCCTCGCTGGTGGTGGAGCTGCGCTCGCCCGAGCAGCAGGCCATCCAATACACCACGCTGCAGCAGCCGCGCTCGGCCTGGAGCTGCTTCCGCCTGCTCGAGGATTCGCTGCCCACGGGTGACCAGCAGCGGCTGTGGCGGATGCGGGGCCGCAGCTCGGAGACCGCGCAGCAGACGATGGAGATCCGCTTCGGTCTCAAGGGAGAGCCCTGGACCCTTTTCCGTGAGGTGCAACCATGA
- a CDS encoding tetratricopeptide repeat protein, producing the protein MTLSFALAAAALLAAEPSNLPPNHPPVPPGTQASPARPPPGVLPEGHPAMAPGQGMEDGQGGLPEGHPPMTGSGAGQGRLPPSAEDLLKQLDATEGLKSREKTFEIASSLGKLYYSNGRPGEAMMYFLQAEQKAVATRALFVEQRKKLGKKPVPSAEEVGCGFTPTTPLADMAKVADERAKKGDVAGSAACARSALEPVLEVEVMRGQALYLTGDKAGALTIFERVLDVAPSNAEALFSRSAVLYETKGEDVKALRAAHEGFEAYVAAHPDAPRVDLAKQLSVFAEETAKAGGREKWKQQRAEERRIRLSQPRPSAPMAGNMPMAGGPMAGGPMAGNSGAQGGPPALTQEMVDAIQNTERTPELEAGLAKLVEEGEEHLSKGRWDDALGVYRRVVPFQPDNGRAKAGMAWALVGKSSPMADRVWGVAVGSDAAAVEQLGDRLMAKGDAKGAKALWAKLLQSAPSYPNKAALQAKAAQ; encoded by the coding sequence ATGACCCTTTCCTTTGCCCTCGCGGCCGCGGCTCTGCTTGCCGCGGAGCCCTCCAACCTGCCGCCCAACCACCCACCCGTACCCCCGGGGACCCAGGCGTCGCCTGCACGTCCTCCTCCAGGAGTCCTGCCCGAGGGGCATCCGGCCATGGCGCCGGGCCAGGGCATGGAGGACGGACAAGGAGGGCTGCCGGAGGGCCACCCGCCGATGACAGGGAGCGGGGCGGGCCAGGGCCGGCTGCCGCCCAGCGCCGAGGATCTGCTCAAGCAGTTGGATGCGACCGAGGGCCTGAAGTCGCGGGAGAAGACGTTCGAGATCGCCTCCTCGCTGGGGAAGCTCTACTACTCGAACGGCCGGCCGGGGGAGGCGATGATGTACTTCCTCCAGGCGGAGCAGAAGGCTGTCGCGACGCGGGCCCTGTTCGTGGAGCAGCGCAAGAAGCTGGGCAAGAAGCCGGTGCCCAGCGCGGAGGAGGTCGGCTGCGGCTTCACGCCCACCACGCCTCTGGCGGACATGGCGAAGGTGGCCGACGAGCGGGCCAAGAAGGGTGACGTCGCGGGTTCGGCGGCCTGTGCCCGGTCGGCGCTGGAGCCGGTGCTCGAGGTCGAGGTGATGCGCGGCCAGGCGCTGTACCTCACGGGCGACAAGGCCGGCGCGCTGACGATCTTCGAGCGGGTGCTGGATGTGGCGCCCTCGAATGCGGAGGCGCTCTTCTCTCGCTCGGCGGTGCTGTACGAGACGAAGGGCGAGGACGTGAAGGCGCTGCGCGCGGCGCACGAGGGCTTCGAGGCCTACGTGGCGGCGCATCCGGACGCTCCTCGAGTGGATCTGGCCAAGCAGCTCAGCGTGTTCGCCGAGGAGACGGCGAAGGCGGGCGGCCGGGAGAAGTGGAAGCAGCAGCGCGCCGAGGAGCGGCGCATCCGCCTGTCCCAGCCGAGGCCGTCGGCGCCCATGGCGGGCAACATGCCGATGGCCGGTGGGCCGATGGCGGGCGGCCCCATGGCCGGGAACTCTGGGGCACAGGGTGGGCCGCCAGCGCTGACGCAGGAGATGGTGGACGCCATCCAGAACACCGAGCGCACGCCGGAGCTGGAGGCGGGCCTGGCGAAGTTGGTGGAGGAAGGCGAGGAGCACCTGTCCAAGGGCCGCTGGGACGATGCGCTCGGCGTGTACCGGCGCGTGGTGCCGTTCCAGCCGGACAACGGGCGCGCGAAGGCGGGCATGGCCTGGGCGCTGGTGGGGAAGAGCTCGCCCATGGCGGACCGCGTGTGGGGTGTAGCGGTGGGCTCGGACGCGGCGGCGGTGGAGCAGCTCGGCGATAGGCTGATGGCCAAGGGTGACGCGAAGGGTGCCAAGGCGCTCTGGGCGAAGCTGCTGCAGTCCGCGCCCAGCTACCCGAACAAGGCGGCCTTGCAGGCCAAGGCCGCCCAGTAG